GTCCCGTGAAGCGCACACCGTCGTCATTCAGCGTCCAGGTGCTGTCGCTCGATGGAGTCCGCTCGCCTTCCACGTAGACCACGAGCAGCTTGGGGTCGGTCGGGCGCTGGGGACCATCCAGCCGAATCAGGCAGGGCTCCGGGATCTTCACCGCCAGACTGATCTCCTCCAGAGCGCTGGCAAGTTCAGCCTGATTCCCGGCCTGGAAGAAGGAGCGGTTGCACAGCCCCGTGGTCGGGTTGCACGTGTCACCCTCGCCGCACGGGCGTTCCGCGCTACACGTACGTTTGAAGCCGCCCGCGCGCGCCATCGCTTCCAGCACTGCCGGCCCATCCCCCACCGCAGTCTCCGCACCAAAGCCGATCACGATGGTCTGAATGCCCTTTTCATGAAGCTCCCTTACAGCAGTCACGGAGGCATCGGTGTCCAGACATCCACGGTTGAGGTAACCACTCTGGCATTGGTTGCCCTCGATGGTGCACTTGCACAACTCCGGGTTCGCACCGCTGTTAGGGTTCGCCGCGTTGCAGTTTGGCAGGCCGTCCGTCAGGAGGATGACGAAGTTCTCCCGGTCGGGGTCCTGAAGCCCCTCAAGCCCTCCCACGAAGTTCAGACTTCCGCTGGTCGGCGTCCCCCCAAGAGGCCGCCCCTCACCACCATTGGGGATGCCCTGCAGCAGGGTGTTGATTTCATTGGCGTGCGCCAGCAGCGAATCGTCATCCTCCTGCTCGGGCAGTGTCTTGAGCAGGGCTCCAGCAGTGGAGGCACGACACAAGTCCGGAATCGACTCTCCGCCCCGCGTCTCGGGATACGTCGTCAGCGCGAAACGAACGAAACGACCGCTGTTCTCAAGGAACTGCGGAACAACCGACTGCAGCGTGGTCCAACGCGTGGGGCAAACATCGACGTTGCACGGCGCTTCGCCACCGCAGGGAACTATGCTCCCTTTGAACTCCACGTCGCAGGCAGGCGACGGATTCACCGGGTACGTCATGGACCCGGAGGTATCCACCAACAACATGATGTTGGGCTTGCTCTGACGGGCCTTGATGACCTCCTCAACCGTCGTCTGCGCGATGGCCAGCGGCTCCACCGGCTCGAAGTCGTACGTCTGACAGGCCAGGACGACGGCGCCGACGGAGAGTGCACTCAGGAGGGGCAGCTTGGAGCGCATAGGCAATGAATTCCTTCTGCTACTGGGGGACGCGGGACTTCCCGCGCGGCCGGGTTCTCCAAAGGGGGTACGGCGTGGCGACAGGTTACCGCGTCATTCCCGTCGGGCGCTACAGCATCGGCCGACTGATTCCGCGCCGTTTGGATGCCACTGCGACGTTACAGCCAGAGCGATACCTGGGCGGCCAAGAGCGGCGTACGTAGGGCCCAAGCCCACCGACTATAGGGTGAGCACCCGTGCACCCGCGGTCAGTCGCCAAATCGAGGCCATCCCCATCACTTCATCCAGGGTGCCCTCCAGCGACTCCGGTTCGTAGCCGCAGATGCGGACTGTGGTGTCGCAGGCGATCAGTCTGGCGCCCAGCGTGCGCGCTTCCGCCAGCATGTGCGGCGGCGCCAACACCCCGAGTGACTCCGCGCGTGCGAACTCCTCGTGCTCGCGCGCACTCGACGGCTGGCCGTAGGCGCCCCCCACGAGCTGGCGCAGCGCATCGAAGGCGAAGACGAAGTACACCTCGTCGCCCATGGCAGCGGCGGTGATTCCCATGGTGGCGGCCTGGAAGGCCGGCTCGTACGTGGCGTGCTGAAGAAAGAAGAGGACCCGTCCGGCCATGACGCGCCGACCATAACGGGCTTCGCATCCCGTCGCGGCACCAATGACGTATAAATTGGAAACGTCCCTCTTCTGTCCGGGAAGCCCTCATGGCGACCACCCTCCCCCCACGTCCTGGCGCCGGTTCCTCGTGGTCCCTCCGCCATCTCGCCTGGCGCCCCGTGGTGCTCGGAGGCTTCTTGCTCGCGGGGTCCGGAGGACTGGCCCGTATGAGTGCTTCCGCCAGTTCGGAGCCTGCCCTCGTCACCAGCGCGCCTTCGCCTGGCGCCGACGTCCATGCCCAGGTGGTCGCGCTCCTCGATGCAACGACGCGGACTGGCGCCCCATCAGATGACGCATGGAAGCGCCTGGGACCGGGAGCGGCGCCTGTCCTGTCGGCGCTCGTCGTGGACAAGGGCACCCCTACCGCGCGGCGGACGCTCGCCGTGTCCTCCCTGGCGCTGGTGGATCCATCAGGCGGCGCGGTGACCATCCGCGACGTGCTCGAGGACGCGAAGGCCCCGGCCGTGGTGCGTGCGAGCGCAGCGGACGCCCTGCGCCAGTGCCTGGGGCTGGACGCCATCCCCACGCTCATCTCCCGGCTGCAGGACCCGGAATCACAGGTCCGGGAAGCCGTGGCCGTGGCGCTCGGGCGCCTGGGCGGGCAGCAGGCCCGGCAGGCGCTGGAGGACCGACTCCCCATCGAGGAGCGCGCCCTCGTCCGCGAGGCACTCCAGCGTGGACTCACGCTCGTCGAGCCCTGAGGGGACACGGTCCGCCTGACTCCGGGCTCGCGTCGGCCCGGGGCTTCCATTAGATGGGAGCCATGCGTCCCACCGTCCTCCTCTTCGATATCGATGGAACCCTGGTCACCACTGGCGGCGCGGGGCGCCGCTCCATGGAAGCCGCTTTCGAGAAGCTGCACGGGCGGCGGGACGCGTGCGACTCGTTCCCCATGTCCGGCATGACCGACCGGGCCATCGTCCGCAAGGCGATGCACATCATCGGCGTGGAGGACTCGGCCGCGGCCATCGACGCGGTCATCGACGCCTACGTCGCCCACCTCGCCGAAGAGGTCCACAAGGTGGATGACCAGCGATACCTCGTCTTCCCGGGCATGCGCGAGGCCGTGAAGGAGGCCCGGTCGCGGTCCGGGTTCGCCGTGGGACTGGGCACGGGCAACGTCCGTGAGGGCGCCCGCGTGAAGTTGGAGCGCGTGAGCATCTACGACCAGTTCGACTTCGGCGGCTTCGGCTGCGACAACGAGGACCGCACCGAGCTGATTCGCTGCGGCGCCAAGGCCGGCGCCGCAAAGCTGGGCGTCCCCGTGGAGGAATGCCGGGTCGTCGTCATCGGCGATACGCCCAAGGACGTCCATGCGGCCCAGGGCGTCGGCGCCGAGTGCATCGGCGTGGGGACCGGGACCTTCTCCGTGCAGGCCATCCTCGACGCAGGGGCCACGGTCGCCTTTCCTGACTTCTCGCATCCCCAGGCCCTGGAGATTCTGCTCGGCGGGCGCTGAGTCCCCTGCCCGTCCGCTCGGTGCTCGGCGCCGGGTGTGCTATCTCCCGCCGCCCTTCCGAGGAGCCGCCGCATGTCGTCCACGCTCGAATCGTACGAGCTCATCCGCTTCGCCGAAGCCTTCGAGGCCCGCCTCGCCACGGCGGGGGAAATGCTCACCGGCAGGCCCGGCCTCGACGCCGAAAAGGGCTGGCTGACCACCGCGCTGGAACTGGTGCGCACCGCGCGCGCGCCCACCGAGGGCGTGCTCGACCGTGTGAAGGACCTCCCCGAGTTGGAAGAGGCTCGCGAGGAGTATGCGTTCCACCAGCAGGGCATGTGGGTGGACGTGCTGGAGAAGCTGCTCGCCGGTATCACCTTCACCGCCAGCAGCCGCGCGCCCGTCATCGAGGCCCTCTTCCCTCACCTGAAGTTCCCGCAACTGCGGCGAGCCCCCCGCGAAGCCGTCCTCGAGTACGCGACGTCCTACGAGCGGCGCACGAAGAGCGCTTATGTGACGCGCATCTTCGCCCGGGATGACTTCGCACTCGTGCGGCCCGTCATGGAACAGGTGCTGACCGCCCATACCGCGTGGCGCTCTAGCCATGAGCCGTCGCCCCTGACGCTGGAACAGGAGGCCCTCCTTCGTGAGGAACTGGTGTCGCTCGGCCGGAAGCTCGAGCAGTCGCTTCGACAGGCGCGACTGCTGGCCGAAGCCGCGCTCGTGCCCGCCCCCACTGTCTATGAGGCCGCCGGGCTGAACCTCAAGCCCAAGCGCCGCGCGGGACGGGGGCTGACGCTCTCCGACGACGCGCTGGCTGGCTTCGATGAGCCGACCGACTCCATGGAGCCCACCGAGGCCGAACTCGCCGAGGTCGCGGCACTGGATTCAGGTGGCGACATCGCAAGCCCTGCTGCCGTGGCACCGTCGGCCGCTCGCGGCGACACGGCGGCGGAGGGTGGCGACTCGTCCGCCAGCGCAGCCAGCCCAGAGGTGCTCCAGGACTCTGGCGCAGAGCGCTCGGACAACGGTGGCGACTCGGGCCCAGTGGGTGGCGCCGAGCTGAAGGCCGAGGGCTTGTCCTCCACGACAGAGACCGGCGTGGCCTCCGCGAGCACTGCTTCTGAGTCGAACGATGGCGCTGTCGCCCAGCCGGAAGCAGCTGCCGAGGGCGCGGAACTCGCGGACAAGGCCGCTGTGGACAAGGCGGCCCGGGTCGACGGGGGCGATGCGTCCCCTCAAGCCACGGATGGAGCGGTGACGAACGACAGCCGGCCCGCGACTACCGACGAGGCCGCCGCGCAAGCCCGTAACGAGGCATCCTCTACCGCGCCACGCGGCGCGCGACGGGGTCGCAAGAAGGCCGATGCAGCGGAGCCTGCCGCGACCGAGGCCACCGAACCTCCGGCCTCGGGGGCGGCTCAGGTGCCTCGCATCCGAAAGAAGAAGGCTTCCTCGCAGTCCGCCCCACCGACTCCCGACGCGGACACGCCTTAAAGGACACCGGGCCATGGCGGACGTCGCGCTTCCCATCGATCCCCTGTTGCCGGACATCGTCTCCACGCTGCGTGGCGCGCGGTCGCTCGTCCTGGAAGCGCCTCCTGGCGCGGGAAAGACGACGCGCGTGCCTCGCGCGCTCCTGGAGGCCGGGCTCGGTCAGGGGAAGGAAATCATCGTCCTCCAGCCACGCCGGCTTCCCACGCGGCTCGCCGCACAGCGCGTGTCCGAGGAACTGGGCGAACGCGTGGGCGAGTCCGTGGGCTACCAGGTCCGCTTCGAGGACGTGCGCAGCGCGAAGACGCGGCTGTCCTTCGTCACCGAAGGCGTCCTCGGCCGCCGGTTGCTCTCCGACCCGAAGCTTCGCGACGTGGGCATCGTCGTGCTCGACGAGTTCCACGAACGGCACCTGTCCGCGGACATCTCCCTGGCCCTGCTGCGGCGCCTTCAGGAGACGGCGCGCCCCGACCTCAAGGTCGTCGTCATGTCCGCGACGCTGGAGGCGGAGCCCATCCGGGCGTACCTCGGCGGGTGTCCCTCGCTCCGCTCCGAGGGCCGGCGCTTCGACGTGAGCGTGGAGTACCTGCCCGCGCCCGATGACCGACACCTGGACCAGCAGGTGCTCTCCGGCATCAAGCGGCTCTTCACCCAAGGCGTGGATGGCGACGTGCTCGTCTTCCTCCCAGGCGCCGGCGAAATCCGCCGCGCACGCGACGCATGCGCCGAGTTCGCCGAACGCCACGGCACCGACGTGCTCCCCCTCCACGGCGACCTGTCCCCCGCCGAGCAGGACCGCGCCGTGCGGCGGAGCTCGCGACGGAAGATCATCCTCTCCACCAACGTCGCGGAGACGTCCGTCACCATCGACGGCGTGGCGGTGGTCATCGACTCCGGGCTCGCGCGCGTCGCCTCCCACTCCCCCTGGTCTGGCCTGCCCACCCTCAAGCTGTCCAAGGTCAGCCGCGCCTCCGCCATCCAGCGCGGGGGCCGCGCGGGCCGTACGCGTGCGGGCCACTGCCTGCGCCTCTACACCCAGCACGACTTCGACGGCCGCCCGGAGCAGGACGCCCCGGAGATTCGCCGCACGGACCTGGCCGAAACCGTCCTCTCCCTGCGCGCGTCCGGCATCACCGACCTGGCCGCCTTCCCCTTCTTCGAGCCGCCCCCGGCCGCGTCCCTGGACGCCGCGGAGACGCTGCTCCGCCGACTGGGCGCGGTCGACCCCGCCGGCACCGTCACGGAGGTGGGCGAACGGCTCCTGCGCTTCCCCGTCCACCCCCGTCAGGCGCGCATCATCGTCGAGGGTGAGCGCCGGGGCGTGGGCGCCGAAGCCGCCGTGCTCGCCGCCCTCATGGGCGAACGCGACATCCGCCGCGAGGCCCGCGCCAACCTGGGCCAGGGAGGACGCCCGGCCGCCGTTGTCAGCGGGCCGTCCGACCTGCTGGAGCTCTTCGAGCGCTTCCGCGAAGCCGAGCGCGCGAACTTCGCGTCGGGCCGCATGCACTCCCTCTCCCTGGAGGCCGGCGCCGTGCAGTCCGTGGACCGGGTCCAGAAGCAGCTGCGGCGCGCGGTGCGTGGACAGGGCCCCCGGCCCCAGCGGCCCGAGGACGTGGAACAAGCGCTGATGCTCAGCGTGCTCGCCGGCTACCCCGACCGCGTCGCCCGGCGGCGTCGGCCCCGTGCGCCCGAGCTGCTGATGTTCGGAGGAGGGTCGGCCACGCTGTCAGACGTGAGCGTGGTCCAGGACGCCGACCTCATGGTGGCCGCCGACGCCGAAGGACGGCCTGGCAAGGGCGCCGTCGTGCGGCTCGCCAGCGCCGTGGAGCCGGAATGGCTGCTCGACCTCTACCCGGACACGCTGGAGGAGGTGGACACCCTCCAGTGGAACGCCGAGGCCCGACGCGTGGAGCGGCTCACCCGCCTGTCCTACGGCAACCTCGTCCTGGAGGAGACCCGCACGCCCGCGCCCGCCTCTGAGGCCACGGCGCGCGTGCTCGTGGAAGCCGCGCTGGCCGCGGGGCCCGGCAAGTTCGCGGACCCGGAGGCCCTGGAGCAGTGGCGCACCCGCGTGGCCCTGCTGGCCGGGGCCTTCCCCGAGGCGAAGTTCCCCACCATCGACGACACCTTCCTGCGCGATGCGCTGGCGTCGCTCTGCTCGGACGCGCGCAGCTTCAAGGACCTGGAAGGCGTGTCCCTGCTGGACGCGCTCTACGCACGCCTCACCTCCGAGCAGCAGCGGTTGCTGGCCACGCATGCGCCGGAACGGGTGACGCTCCCCGGAGGCCGCGGCGTCAAGGTCCACTACGAGCCGGGCAAGCCGCCCTGGGTCGAGTCGCGACTCCAGGACTTCTTCGGCATGGCGCAGGGGCCCAACGTCTGCGCGGGGCGCGTCCCGCTGGTGCTGCACCTGCTGGCGCCGAACATGCGCGCGGTCCAGGTGACAACCGACCTCGCAGGTTTCTGGGAGCGGCACTACCCCGCCATCCGCAAGGAGCTCTGCCGCAAGTACCCCCGGCACTCGTGGCCCGAGGATCCGCAGCATGCCCAGCCGCCTGCCCCCCGGCCACCGCGCCGTTGAGGCCCCCTCAGAAGCGCTTGTGCATCTCCAGGTGCTCCATGCCGGCTTCCTCGAAGACACCGCCGACCGGCAGGTAGCCGTGCTTCTTGTAGAACTCCAGCGCGTAGAGCTGGGCGTGCAGCATGATGCCGTTGACGCCACGCCGACGCGCCTCTTCCTCGAGGGACGTCAGCAACATGGAGCCCACGCGCGCCTTGCGGTGCGCCTGGAGGACGGCCATGCGGCCAATCTGACCCCACGTGCCTTCCTGGTTGGCCGGAGGCTGCGTCAACATCACCAGGCGCCCCGTGCCGATGGCGTGGCCGCCCTGGTTGGCGATGACGTGGTAGGCGTGCGCGTCCTCGGCGTCGCGCTCGATGCCTTCGGGAACCGCCTGTTCCTCGATGAACACCACCTCGCGGATGGCGAGCGCCTGCATGAGCTCCGCCTCACTCTGAATCTGAGTGATGGTGACGGGCGCGGATGTATCCGTGGGAGAGGCCATGTCGCGGGCAAGGTACACAAAAGCCCGCGAGGTCAACAGGCGGAAAAAGCACCGTGGCACGCCGGGGTTTGCGCCCCGTACCCCGCCCGCCTGCCGTCACGGGCGGGCCACACGGTGGGTCCGTGCGCCGTGCTAGGCTGCAAGGCGCCATGCGCTTCAACCGACTGCTCGCACTCGCCCTGGCCCTGTCGGCCATGCCCGCCACCGCCCAGCCAGAGCTGTTCTTCGGCAATGGTCAGGCCCCCGTCTTCCGCGAGGAGGACCTGGACAAGCGCTTCGCCCGGTCCAAGCTGAACCAGGGGCTCAAGCAGGGGACCCAGGATGCCGGCTGCGCCCAGGTGCTCGGGGCCATGCTGACGCTGATGGGTGAAACCGGTGTGCTGCTGCACAAGCGCGATGAGAACTTCATGCTGGACCCGGTGCTGGTCAACGCCCTCAACACCCAGCTCGTCAACCAGCGCTTTCCCGGCAACGCCTTCCTCGTCGCCATGGTGCGGCGCGTGCTCATCGACCGGAAACTGCCCCAGGAGTGGCTGGTGACGGCGCAAGCCCTCGCGCCCTACTACCCGGCCATCGACATGGGACGGCTTCGCTTCCTCGCCAACGGCGTGCAGCCCCTGGATAGCTTCCTGGTCACCCTGCCCGCCCTGCGCGAGCGCTACGCCCAGGAAGTCCAGCGCGCCACATCCGTGGGCGCGTCCACCGCCGAGGCCCTCTTCCGCGAGAACTACCTGGACCACGAGGTCGCCTTCGGCGCGCTGGAGCTGGTGGACGTCAAGCTCGAGAAGCCAAAGAAGAAGCGCCTGAAGAAGGACGAGGAGCCAGAGGCCCCCTACATGCTGGCCCGGCTCTTGTGGGTGGAGCCCGAGGCGCCGACGACGGAGCGCTTCGAGTTCAACTTCGGCAAGGCGCCCAAGCGCCCGCGCGTGGAGATCACCGCGAAGCTGCAGGACACGCAGTACACGGACCTCAACAAGCTGCTCAAGGGCTCCCGCGTCCTCGTGCGGGGCCGCTTCTGGGAGTACAAGAAGGGCCTGACGTCCATCGAGCTGCGCGACGCGCTGATCTTCCCCGAGCGGGACTGGACGAAGACGCCCTCCCTGGCGGACCCGGCCGCCGTGGCCTCGTGCCCCCTGGCCGTCAACGACCTGACCGGACTGGCGCCCATGCAGCCCGGCGCCTTCGGCACGCACCGCTGACGCGCATCCCACGCCTGGACACCCGTCCACCCGGCGGTACCGCTTTCCGGGAGACGGGCTGAGGCGCTTCTCGATGCTGGGCGCTGGCACGCCCCCTGCTCCGCTCCCCGCGCCCACCGCACGAGGGATGCCATGAAGGTCGACAGTCGCGAGCCCACCAGCGGCTCCGGACAGACGAAGTCATCCGCCGACGGAGAGCGCTTCAAGAAGGCGCTCGACGAAGCGGACGCACGCAGCAGCCCACCCAGGCCCCAACGCTTGGGACTGAACCCCCGAAGCGCCGCGCGCACGGGCCCCACGCCCACCCTGCTGGCCCGGGCCTCGGGGCCCGTGCTCACCGCCCAGCGCGGCGCTGTCTCCAGCCCCGAGAGCCTGGGACTCAAGCGGCAGGCGATGAATGTCGAAGTCCAGCGGCTGGGCACCGTCCGGAGCGAGTCCCAAGCCCTGGGCCAGGAGCGCACCGAACACCGGCTCCACGACCTCATCGCCCGCGAGCTGTCGAAGGACCTGCGCCCCGCCCTTCCAGTCCAGCCCGAAGCACGGCCGGCTCCCGGGCCGCCGCCTCCGGATGAGAAGAGGCCTCTTCAGGAACCAATGGGCTCGGAGAACGCCACGGCGGTGACGGCGAGCGCGGGAGGCGCGCACGCCCCGGCCGAGGAAGTGACCCCCGCCGCACGCGCCGAGGCCGCAATGGCGCTCATCGAGCGCATCGAGGTGTTCGTGAAGTCCCAGCGGCCCGCGCTCAGCATGAGCCTGCGCGGGCACCTGGACGCCACGGTGGAGGTCGAACGCACGGGCCCGCGCGAAGTGTCGCTGCGCATCCAGGGCCGGCACCGCCCTGTGGCGGCCGAGGACCTGAGCCGGCTGCGCGACGCGCTGGAATCGCTCGGGTTGAAGCTGAGCTCGCTGCGCGCGGAGTAGTCCCCCGCAACGGAGAAGGCCCTCTCGCCGTCGGGCGAAAGGGCCTTCCGGGACACGCGACGGTCCGTGGGTTACGAGCCCGGCGCCGGATCCAGCAGGGAGCGCTTGCCGTCCTTCGACTTGAACTCCTCGGCCTCGGGCAGCGCGGACTTCTTCTCCGCGATGTTGGGCCACTTGGTGGACAGGTCGGCGTTCAGCGCCTTGTATTCCTTCCACTGCTCCGGGAGTTCCGTCTCCGGGAAGATGGCCTTGGTGGGGCACACCGGCTCGCAAGCACCGCAGTCGATACACTCATCCGGGTGGATGACCAGGAAGTTGGCACCCTCGTAAAAGCAGTTGACTGGGCACACCTCGACA
The Myxococcus xanthus genome window above contains:
- the cglB gene encoding adventurous gliding motility lipoprotein CglB, translating into MRSKLPLLSALSVGAVVLACQTYDFEPVEPLAIAQTTVEEVIKARQSKPNIMLLVDTSGSMTYPVNPSPACDVEFKGSIVPCGGEAPCNVDVCPTRWTTLQSVVPQFLENSGRFVRFALTTYPETRGGESIPDLCRASTAGALLKTLPEQEDDDSLLAHANEINTLLQGIPNGGEGRPLGGTPTSGSLNFVGGLEGLQDPDRENFVILLTDGLPNCNAANPNSGANPELCKCTIEGNQCQSGYLNRGCLDTDASVTAVRELHEKGIQTIVIGFGAETAVGDGPAVLEAMARAGGFKRTCSAERPCGEGDTCNPTTGLCNRSFFQAGNQAELASALEEISLAVKIPEPCLIRLDGPQRPTDPKLLVVYVEGERTPSSDSTWTLNDDGVRFTGQICERILASTPEAPVKIEVRAIRQR
- a CDS encoding HEAT repeat domain-containing protein; the encoded protein is MSASASSEPALVTSAPSPGADVHAQVVALLDATTRTGAPSDDAWKRLGPGAAPVLSALVVDKGTPTARRTLAVSSLALVDPSGGAVTIRDVLEDAKAPAVVRASAADALRQCLGLDAIPTLISRLQDPESQVREAVAVALGRLGGQQARQALEDRLPIEERALVREALQRGLTLVEP
- a CDS encoding HAD family hydrolase, giving the protein MGAMRPTVLLFDIDGTLVTTGGAGRRSMEAAFEKLHGRRDACDSFPMSGMTDRAIVRKAMHIIGVEDSAAAIDAVIDAYVAHLAEEVHKVDDQRYLVFPGMREAVKEARSRSGFAVGLGTGNVREGARVKLERVSIYDQFDFGGFGCDNEDRTELIRCGAKAGAAKLGVPVEECRVVVIGDTPKDVHAAQGVGAECIGVGTGTFSVQAILDAGATVAFPDFSHPQALEILLGGR
- the hrpB gene encoding ATP-dependent helicase HrpB, giving the protein MADVALPIDPLLPDIVSTLRGARSLVLEAPPGAGKTTRVPRALLEAGLGQGKEIIVLQPRRLPTRLAAQRVSEELGERVGESVGYQVRFEDVRSAKTRLSFVTEGVLGRRLLSDPKLRDVGIVVLDEFHERHLSADISLALLRRLQETARPDLKVVVMSATLEAEPIRAYLGGCPSLRSEGRRFDVSVEYLPAPDDRHLDQQVLSGIKRLFTQGVDGDVLVFLPGAGEIRRARDACAEFAERHGTDVLPLHGDLSPAEQDRAVRRSSRRKIILSTNVAETSVTIDGVAVVIDSGLARVASHSPWSGLPTLKLSKVSRASAIQRGGRAGRTRAGHCLRLYTQHDFDGRPEQDAPEIRRTDLAETVLSLRASGITDLAAFPFFEPPPAASLDAAETLLRRLGAVDPAGTVTEVGERLLRFPVHPRQARIIVEGERRGVGAEAAVLAALMGERDIRREARANLGQGGRPAAVVSGPSDLLELFERFREAERANFASGRMHSLSLEAGAVQSVDRVQKQLRRAVRGQGPRPQRPEDVEQALMLSVLAGYPDRVARRRRPRAPELLMFGGGSATLSDVSVVQDADLMVAADAEGRPGKGAVVRLASAVEPEWLLDLYPDTLEEVDTLQWNAEARRVERLTRLSYGNLVLEETRTPAPASEATARVLVEAALAAGPGKFADPEALEQWRTRVALLAGAFPEAKFPTIDDTFLRDALASLCSDARSFKDLEGVSLLDALYARLTSEQQRLLATHAPERVTLPGGRGVKVHYEPGKPPWVESRLQDFFGMAQGPNVCAGRVPLVLHLLAPNMRAVQVTTDLAGFWERHYPAIRKELCRKYPRHSWPEDPQHAQPPAPRPPRR
- a CDS encoding GNAT family N-acetyltransferase, with translation MASPTDTSAPVTITQIQSEAELMQALAIREVVFIEEQAVPEGIERDAEDAHAYHVIANQGGHAIGTGRLVMLTQPPANQEGTWGQIGRMAVLQAHRKARVGSMLLTSLEEEARRRGVNGIMLHAQLYALEFYKKHGYLPVGGVFEEAGMEHLEMHKRF
- the fdxA gene encoding ferredoxin FdxA — protein: MAYVVADPCIKCKYTDCVEVCPVNCFYEGANFLVIHPDECIDCGACEPVCPTKAIFPETELPEQWKEYKALNADLSTKWPNIAEKKSALPEAEEFKSKDGKRSLLDPAPGS
- a CDS encoding DsrE family protein; the protein is MAGRVLFFLQHATYEPAFQAATMGITAAAMGDEVYFVFAFDALRQLVGGAYGQPSSAREHEEFARAESLGVLAPPHMLAEARTLGARLIACDTTVRICGYEPESLEGTLDEVMGMASIWRLTAGARVLTL